The proteins below are encoded in one region of Pomacea canaliculata isolate SZHN2017 linkage group LG7, ASM307304v1, whole genome shotgun sequence:
- the LOC112569130 gene encoding uncharacterized protein LOC112569130 yields the protein MDCKQTSASTWDFDELLDVFENPSKYEGKYYQKGQYDSSMDEKYYGSHNISQKSAHGANPNSDIQTSLRTQQPTLMEILCGEDKPFQSVFQASNPVKPSPDIDLSLPHLSPDVIQHLEELPTKDDKTKPAYVYQPPAKISNGFNPLPPQVFPVPTMPHLHPLPPHSFPTVTMPYHHPLPAQCPLASPAIHVPALIIPTIASLQQVPKPDRKYTRAVRKPIPTELEDEKYNERRKLNTLAARRSRDKRKQRVEELAIHTRRLQEEEVCLEEEQRVKTQRVRDLCILCGEDPDEMLRKVHMWADYAVNLQSGRNDRWTRSPSVTV from the exons ATGGACTGCAAGCAAACTTCAGCATCCACTTGGGATTTTGACGAGCTGTTGGACGTTTTTGAGAATCCTTCAAAATATGAAGGCAAATATTATCAGAAAGGTCAATATGACAGCTCAATGGACGAAAAATATTATGGCTCACATAACATATCCCAAAAAAGCGCACATGGCGCCAATCCAAACTCAGACATTCAGACGAGCCTGAGGACACAGCAGCCCACTCTCATGGAGATCCTATGCGGCGAGGACAAGCCCTTCCAAAGTGTGTTTCAAGCCAGCAATCCTGTGAAGCCAAGTCCTGATATTGacctctctcttcctcatctgTCCCCTGATGTGATTCAGCATCTTGAGGAACTACCGACAAAAGACGATAAGACAAAGCCTGCATATGTATATCAACCGCCAGCAAAGATATCGAATGGTTTTAATCCACTGCCTCCTCAAGTTTTTCCTGTACCTACCATGCCACATCTACATCCACTGCCGCCTCATAGTTTCCCGACAGTAACCATGCCTTATCATCATCCACTTCCTGCACAATGTCCATTGGCTTCTCCAGCTATTCATGTTCCAG CCTTGATTATCCCGACCATTGCCTCCCTGCAGCAAGTGCCGAAACCCGACCGCAAGTACACGAGGGCCGTGAGGAAACCGATCCCCACAGAACTGGAAGACGAAAAATACAATGAGCGACGAAAGCTCAACACCCTCGCAGCCaggcggtcacgtgacaagcgcaAACAGCGAGTGGAGGAGCTGGctatacacacacgcagactGCAGGAGGAAGAGGTTTGTCTGGAGGAGGAACAAAGAGTGAAGACACAAAGAGTTCGTGACCTGTGCATCCTTTGCGGTGAAGATCCAGACGAGATGCTCCGTAAAGTTCACATGTGGGCGGACTATGCAGTTAACCTGCAGTCTGGTAGAAATGACAGATGGACACGCTCACCATCAGTTACAGTGTAG
- the LOC112568756 gene encoding uncharacterized protein LOC112568756 isoform X1: protein MWWRRLMVSLLLAPWSIQASFSDYSGNATSRCPRYVREGKSLKCDCLVSIPEVSVLWPGHSNNSMLTVPKVTRADNGTVFTCLMTWDELKTTANYTLQVSYGPDDHHTRIHGPDVLVTDGTKYFNFTCQATDVYPLPIYTWDGVTCHNSDTDTGLCVLKPQPPWDDGLKMQCTATSNTTSPSVGKTTLRLNLTYPPPKPPKIVGYKAGQVLKNGDNLHCLVSGGKPLVKEVNFSCSSDPPHEDQQDTTKGSLVESSLTIGAVDSSNYSMQCVCGATWEADEDLYSQTSSITVFVHNNDEGIFFGDVKLGVTVGLPAIIIIIVFIAVAVHVKTRKTQTGLAKKIPESCHQGNGNGQTHQTSSPDYEEVDELAIQECSIGTIVEHSSHVLSVSKSKAFSCENIACKISKSQKIFHSCSTGLDSEKRMEVFLTPGLGISPGKTTQLLADSNDGQYTEIDIHIEGESTMGNHLNNFTTDTVPTNTCSSSRTPARDTHERFDKLVLNPVSISFSSLNKPDSCKDEGKLYDTLRWGSYNTLNRH, encoded by the exons ATGTGGTGGAGAAGACTAATGGTTTCCCTGCTGCTTGCGCCTTGGTCGATTCAAGCTTCGTTTTCAG ATTATTCGGGAAATGCTACTTCTCGCTGCCCGAGATATGTGAGGGAAGGAAAGTCATTGAAGTGTGACTGTTTGGTAAGTATCCCCGAGGTCTCAGTGCTGTGGCCAGGACACTCCAACAACAGCATGCTGACAGTGCCGAAAGTCACCCGTGCTGATAACGGTACAGTCTTCACCTGTCTTATGACTTGGGATGAActcaaaacaacagcaaactaCACACTTCAAGTGTCCT ATGGTCCAGACGATCATCACACACGGATACATGGCCCTGATGTGTTGGTTACTGACGGAACGAAATACTTTAATTTCACCTGCCAGGCAACCGATGTCTATCCTCTCCCCATATATACCTGGGAcggtgtcacgtgtcacaatAGCGACACTGACACAGGACTTTGTGTACTGAAACCTCAGCCACCATGGGATGATGGACTAAAGATGCAGTGTACAGCAACAAGCAACACGACTTCACCCTCAGTTGGAAAGACGACACTCCGGCTGAATCTAACAT ATCCACCCCCGAAACCTCCCAAAATAGTTGGGTACAAAGCTGGACAAGTTCTCAAAAATGGAGACAACCTTCACTGCCTTGTATCCGGAGGAAAGCCGCTGGTGAAAGAAGTGAATTTCTCGTGTTCCTCTGATCCGCCTCATGAAGATCAACAGGACACGACCAAAGGTTCGTTGGTGGAAAGTTCTCTGACCATCGGCGCTGTTGACTCATCCAATTACAGCATGCAGTGTGTTTGTGGAGCCACCTGGGAAGCGGATGAAGATCTCTACTCACAAACTTCAAGTATTACTGTCTTCGTACACAACAACGATGAAG GGATATTTTTTGGAGATGTAAAACTTGGAGTAACTGTCGGTCTTCCGgctattatcattatcatcgtaTTCATCGCGGTTGCAGTTCATGTGAAAACGAGGAAAACGCAAACAG GTCTGGCCAAAAAGATCCCTGAATCCTGCCATCAGGGTAACGGCAATGGGCAAACTCATCAAACATCGTCTCCAGATTATGAAGAAGTTGATGAACTGGCAATCCAGGAATGTAGCATTGGCACTATCGTCGAGCATAGTTCACACGTGCTCAGTGTTTCAAAAAGTAAAGCATTTTCATGTGAAAATATTGcatgtaaaatatcaaaatccCAAAAGATTTTTCATTCCTGTTCTACGGGTTTGGACTCTGAAAAAAGAATGGAAGTGTTCCTTACACCGGGGCTAGGAATCAGTCCAGGGAAGACAACTCAGCTGTTGGCAGACTCCAATGACGGTCAGTACACAGAAATCGACATACACATCGAAGGAGAATCGACGATGGGAAATCATCTAAATAACTTCACAACAGACACAG TTCCGACAAACACCTGTTCATCCTCAAGAACACCTGCTCGGGACACACATGAGAGGTTTGATAAACTTGTCCTCAATCCAGTCTCCATCAGCTTTTCATCACTCAAT AAACCTGACTCCTGCAAAGATGAAGGGAAATTATACGACACCCTCCGATGGGGTTCATACAACACCCTCAATCGTCACTAA
- the LOC112568756 gene encoding uncharacterized protein LOC112568756 isoform X2 → MLTVPKVTRADNGTVFTCLMTWDELKTTANYTLQVSYGPDDHHTRIHGPDVLVTDGTKYFNFTCQATDVYPLPIYTWDGVTCHNSDTDTGLCVLKPQPPWDDGLKMQCTATSNTTSPSVGKTTLRLNLTYPPPKPPKIVGYKAGQVLKNGDNLHCLVSGGKPLVKEVNFSCSSDPPHEDQQDTTKGSLVESSLTIGAVDSSNYSMQCVCGATWEADEDLYSQTSSITVFVHNNDEGIFFGDVKLGVTVGLPAIIIIIVFIAVAVHVKTRKTQTGLAKKIPESCHQGNGNGQTHQTSSPDYEEVDELAIQECSIGTIVEHSSHVLSVSKSKAFSCENIACKISKSQKIFHSCSTGLDSEKRMEVFLTPGLGISPGKTTQLLADSNDGQYTEIDIHIEGESTMGNHLNNFTTDTVPTNTCSSSRTPARDTHERFDKLVLNPVSISFSSLNKPDSCKDEGKLYDTLRWGSYNTLNRH, encoded by the exons ATGCTGACAGTGCCGAAAGTCACCCGTGCTGATAACGGTACAGTCTTCACCTGTCTTATGACTTGGGATGAActcaaaacaacagcaaactaCACACTTCAAGTGTCCT ATGGTCCAGACGATCATCACACACGGATACATGGCCCTGATGTGTTGGTTACTGACGGAACGAAATACTTTAATTTCACCTGCCAGGCAACCGATGTCTATCCTCTCCCCATATATACCTGGGAcggtgtcacgtgtcacaatAGCGACACTGACACAGGACTTTGTGTACTGAAACCTCAGCCACCATGGGATGATGGACTAAAGATGCAGTGTACAGCAACAAGCAACACGACTTCACCCTCAGTTGGAAAGACGACACTCCGGCTGAATCTAACAT ATCCACCCCCGAAACCTCCCAAAATAGTTGGGTACAAAGCTGGACAAGTTCTCAAAAATGGAGACAACCTTCACTGCCTTGTATCCGGAGGAAAGCCGCTGGTGAAAGAAGTGAATTTCTCGTGTTCCTCTGATCCGCCTCATGAAGATCAACAGGACACGACCAAAGGTTCGTTGGTGGAAAGTTCTCTGACCATCGGCGCTGTTGACTCATCCAATTACAGCATGCAGTGTGTTTGTGGAGCCACCTGGGAAGCGGATGAAGATCTCTACTCACAAACTTCAAGTATTACTGTCTTCGTACACAACAACGATGAAG GGATATTTTTTGGAGATGTAAAACTTGGAGTAACTGTCGGTCTTCCGgctattatcattatcatcgtaTTCATCGCGGTTGCAGTTCATGTGAAAACGAGGAAAACGCAAACAG GTCTGGCCAAAAAGATCCCTGAATCCTGCCATCAGGGTAACGGCAATGGGCAAACTCATCAAACATCGTCTCCAGATTATGAAGAAGTTGATGAACTGGCAATCCAGGAATGTAGCATTGGCACTATCGTCGAGCATAGTTCACACGTGCTCAGTGTTTCAAAAAGTAAAGCATTTTCATGTGAAAATATTGcatgtaaaatatcaaaatccCAAAAGATTTTTCATTCCTGTTCTACGGGTTTGGACTCTGAAAAAAGAATGGAAGTGTTCCTTACACCGGGGCTAGGAATCAGTCCAGGGAAGACAACTCAGCTGTTGGCAGACTCCAATGACGGTCAGTACACAGAAATCGACATACACATCGAAGGAGAATCGACGATGGGAAATCATCTAAATAACTTCACAACAGACACAG TTCCGACAAACACCTGTTCATCCTCAAGAACACCTGCTCGGGACACACATGAGAGGTTTGATAAACTTGTCCTCAATCCAGTCTCCATCAGCTTTTCATCACTCAAT AAACCTGACTCCTGCAAAGATGAAGGGAAATTATACGACACCCTCCGATGGGGTTCATACAACACCCTCAATCGTCACTAA
- the LOC112568757 gene encoding uncharacterized protein LOC112568757 isoform X6 has translation MFCLHFLISSFRQKAIILVLFCGHLAPSPDPPGDPTVSCLRYVSEGDSVTCECQARFHDDRPPDFSLTWPGHSDTTSLSLTNVMRRDNGSVFTCLMIWNEHRRTASYTLQVAYGPDDSHTIIRGPKTFITDGTKSLILTCMATEVNPPPTYIWDAALCKEDRKAGTCTLTPDPQFDDNQQITCTAKCVEGASRTGVAVFFLNLTYPPKEPPVITGYKQGDVISHDSQLRCSVAGGKPQVSKVILTCESLVMKYSNIVNGTVSASFIVDKANKVMNNSILCTCRAVWEPEEDLYTLTSQILLQTAQNDLTPDNSATSITSAVPLIG, from the exons atgttttgtcttcatttcttaATATCATCTTTCAGACAGAAAGCTATCATCCTTGTACTCTTCTGTGGCCACCTTGCTCCTTCACCAG ACCCACCTGGAGACCCGACAGTCAGCTGCCTCAGGTATGTTTCTGAAGGCGACTCGGTGACATGCGAATGTCAGGCCCGCTTCCACGATGACAGGCCCCCAGACTTTTCTCTGACATGGCCTGGACACTCGGACACCACCTCTCTGTCACTGACCAATGTCATGCGGCGAGATAACGGATCTGTGTTCACCTGCTTGATGATCTGGAACGAACATCGCAGAACTGCCAGCTACACACTGCAAGTTGCTT ATGGACCAGACGACAGCCATACCATCATCCGGGGTCCAAAGACGTTTATCACAGACGGCACAAAGTCTCTCATCCTGACCTGTATGGCGACTGAGGTGAACCCTCCCCCAACGTATATCTGGGATGCAGCCTTGTGCAAGGAAGACAGGAAAGCTGGCACCTGCACTTTAACACCCGATCCTCAGTTTGATGACAATCAGCAAATTACATGCACCGCCAAATGTGTAGAAGGTGCCAGCAGAACAGGTGTCGCGGTGTTTTTTCTTAATCTTACAT ATCCACCAAAAGAGCCACCAGTGATCACAGGTTATAAACAAGGTGATGTCATCTCACACGACAGTCAGCTACGATGCAGTGTTGCCGGAGGAAAACCGCAAGTGTCAAAGGTTATCCTCACCTGCGAGAGTCTGGTAATGAAGTACTCGAACATTGTGAATGGCACCGTGTCAGCCTCTTTCATCGTCGATAAGGCGAACAAAGTCATGAACAACAGCATTCTGTGCACGTGTCGGGCGGTGTGGGAACCTGAGGAAGatctgtacacactgacaagCCAGATTCTTCTCCAGACAG CACAAAATGATTTAACACCGGACAACTCAGCTACATCAATAACATCTGCAGTTCCGCTGATAGGATGA
- the LOC112568757 gene encoding uncharacterized protein LOC112568757 isoform X2 encodes MFCLHFLISSFRQKAIILVLFCGHLAPSPDPPGDPTVSCLRYVSEGDSVTCECQARFHDDRPPDFSLTWPGHSDTTSLSLTNVMRRDNGSVFTCLMIWNEHRRTASYTLQVAYGPDDSHTIIRGPKTFITDGTKSLILTCMATEVNPPPTYIWDAALCKEDRKAGTCTLTPDPQFDDNQQITCTAKCVEGASRTGVAVFFLNLTYPPKEPPVITGYKQGDVISHDSQLRCSVAGGKPQVSKVILTCESLVMKYSNIVNGTVSASFIVDKANKVMNNSILCTCRAVWEPEEDLYTLTSQILLQTEDGDNVRSREYVGWIGGLIIGAVLGVSISFFISYMIRRVRLKARAQNDLTPDNSATSITSAVPLIG; translated from the exons atgttttgtcttcatttcttaATATCATCTTTCAGACAGAAAGCTATCATCCTTGTACTCTTCTGTGGCCACCTTGCTCCTTCACCAG ACCCACCTGGAGACCCGACAGTCAGCTGCCTCAGGTATGTTTCTGAAGGCGACTCGGTGACATGCGAATGTCAGGCCCGCTTCCACGATGACAGGCCCCCAGACTTTTCTCTGACATGGCCTGGACACTCGGACACCACCTCTCTGTCACTGACCAATGTCATGCGGCGAGATAACGGATCTGTGTTCACCTGCTTGATGATCTGGAACGAACATCGCAGAACTGCCAGCTACACACTGCAAGTTGCTT ATGGACCAGACGACAGCCATACCATCATCCGGGGTCCAAAGACGTTTATCACAGACGGCACAAAGTCTCTCATCCTGACCTGTATGGCGACTGAGGTGAACCCTCCCCCAACGTATATCTGGGATGCAGCCTTGTGCAAGGAAGACAGGAAAGCTGGCACCTGCACTTTAACACCCGATCCTCAGTTTGATGACAATCAGCAAATTACATGCACCGCCAAATGTGTAGAAGGTGCCAGCAGAACAGGTGTCGCGGTGTTTTTTCTTAATCTTACAT ATCCACCAAAAGAGCCACCAGTGATCACAGGTTATAAACAAGGTGATGTCATCTCACACGACAGTCAGCTACGATGCAGTGTTGCCGGAGGAAAACCGCAAGTGTCAAAGGTTATCCTCACCTGCGAGAGTCTGGTAATGAAGTACTCGAACATTGTGAATGGCACCGTGTCAGCCTCTTTCATCGTCGATAAGGCGAACAAAGTCATGAACAACAGCATTCTGTGCACGTGTCGGGCGGTGTGGGAACCTGAGGAAGatctgtacacactgacaagCCAGATTCTTCTCCAGACAG aaGACGGTGACAATGTTCGCAGTCGTGAATATGTCGGGTGGATTGGAGGACTAATCATTGGTGCAGTTCTGGGCGTTTCTATCTCCTTCTTTATATCTTACATGATAAGAAGAGTTCGTTTAAAAGCTAGAG CACAAAATGATTTAACACCGGACAACTCAGCTACATCAATAACATCTGCAGTTCCGCTGATAGGATGA
- the LOC112568757 gene encoding uncharacterized protein LOC112568757 isoform X5: MFCLHFLISSFRQKAIILVLFCGHLAPSPDPPGDPTVSCLRYVSEGDSVTCECQARFHDDRPPDFSLTWPGHSDTTSLSLTNVMRRDNGSVFTCLMIWNEHRRTASYTLQVAYGPDDSHTIIRGPKTFITDGTKSLILTCMATEVNPPPTYIWDAALCKEDRKAGTCTLTPDPQFDDNQQITCTAKCVEGASRTGVAVFFLNLTYPPKEPPVITGYKQGDVISHDSQLRCSVAGGKPQVSKVILTCESLVMKYSNIVNGTVSASFIVDKANKVMNNSILCTCRAVWEPEEDLYTLTSQILLQTAQNDFTPDNSATSITSTVPLMG; this comes from the exons atgttttgtcttcatttcttaATATCATCTTTCAGACAGAAAGCTATCATCCTTGTACTCTTCTGTGGCCACCTTGCTCCTTCACCAG ACCCACCTGGAGACCCGACAGTCAGCTGCCTCAGGTATGTTTCTGAAGGCGACTCGGTGACATGCGAATGTCAGGCCCGCTTCCACGATGACAGGCCCCCAGACTTTTCTCTGACATGGCCTGGACACTCGGACACCACCTCTCTGTCACTGACCAATGTCATGCGGCGAGATAACGGATCTGTGTTCACCTGCTTGATGATCTGGAACGAACATCGCAGAACTGCCAGCTACACACTGCAAGTTGCTT ATGGACCAGACGACAGCCATACCATCATCCGGGGTCCAAAGACGTTTATCACAGACGGCACAAAGTCTCTCATCCTGACCTGTATGGCGACTGAGGTGAACCCTCCCCCAACGTATATCTGGGATGCAGCCTTGTGCAAGGAAGACAGGAAAGCTGGCACCTGCACTTTAACACCCGATCCTCAGTTTGATGACAATCAGCAAATTACATGCACCGCCAAATGTGTAGAAGGTGCCAGCAGAACAGGTGTCGCGGTGTTTTTTCTTAATCTTACAT ATCCACCAAAAGAGCCACCAGTGATCACAGGTTATAAACAAGGTGATGTCATCTCACACGACAGTCAGCTACGATGCAGTGTTGCCGGAGGAAAACCGCAAGTGTCAAAGGTTATCCTCACCTGCGAGAGTCTGGTAATGAAGTACTCGAACATTGTGAATGGCACCGTGTCAGCCTCTTTCATCGTCGATAAGGCGAACAAAGTCATGAACAACAGCATTCTGTGCACGTGTCGGGCGGTGTGGGAACCTGAGGAAGatctgtacacactgacaagCCAGATTCTTCTCCAGACAG CACAAAATGATTTTACACCGGACAACTCAGCGACATCAATAACATCTACAGTTCCGCTGATGGGATGA
- the LOC112568757 gene encoding uncharacterized protein LOC112568757 isoform X3 — protein MFCLHFLISSFRQKAIILVLFCGHLAPSPDPPGDPTVSCLRYVSEGDSVTCECQARFHDDRPPDFSLTWPGHSDTTSLSLTNVMRRDNGSVFTCLMIWNEHRRTASYTLQVAYGPDDSHTIIRGPKTFITDGTKSLILTCMATEVNPPPTYIWDAALCKEDRKAGTCTLTPDPQFDDNQQITCTAKCVEGASRTGVAVFFLNLTYPPKEPPVITGYKQGDVISHDSQLRCSVAGGKPQVSKVILTCESLVMKYSNIVNGTVSASFIVDKANKVMNNSILCTCRAVWEPEEDLYTLTSQILLQTDGDNVRSREYVGWIGGLIIGAVLGVSISFFISYMIRRVRLKARAQNDFTPDNSATSITSTVPLMG, from the exons atgttttgtcttcatttcttaATATCATCTTTCAGACAGAAAGCTATCATCCTTGTACTCTTCTGTGGCCACCTTGCTCCTTCACCAG ACCCACCTGGAGACCCGACAGTCAGCTGCCTCAGGTATGTTTCTGAAGGCGACTCGGTGACATGCGAATGTCAGGCCCGCTTCCACGATGACAGGCCCCCAGACTTTTCTCTGACATGGCCTGGACACTCGGACACCACCTCTCTGTCACTGACCAATGTCATGCGGCGAGATAACGGATCTGTGTTCACCTGCTTGATGATCTGGAACGAACATCGCAGAACTGCCAGCTACACACTGCAAGTTGCTT ATGGACCAGACGACAGCCATACCATCATCCGGGGTCCAAAGACGTTTATCACAGACGGCACAAAGTCTCTCATCCTGACCTGTATGGCGACTGAGGTGAACCCTCCCCCAACGTATATCTGGGATGCAGCCTTGTGCAAGGAAGACAGGAAAGCTGGCACCTGCACTTTAACACCCGATCCTCAGTTTGATGACAATCAGCAAATTACATGCACCGCCAAATGTGTAGAAGGTGCCAGCAGAACAGGTGTCGCGGTGTTTTTTCTTAATCTTACAT ATCCACCAAAAGAGCCACCAGTGATCACAGGTTATAAACAAGGTGATGTCATCTCACACGACAGTCAGCTACGATGCAGTGTTGCCGGAGGAAAACCGCAAGTGTCAAAGGTTATCCTCACCTGCGAGAGTCTGGTAATGAAGTACTCGAACATTGTGAATGGCACCGTGTCAGCCTCTTTCATCGTCGATAAGGCGAACAAAGTCATGAACAACAGCATTCTGTGCACGTGTCGGGCGGTGTGGGAACCTGAGGAAGatctgtacacactgacaagCCAGATTCTTCTCCAGACAG ACGGTGACAATGTTCGCAGTCGTGAATATGTCGGGTGGATTGGAGGACTAATCATTGGTGCAGTTCTGGGCGTTTCTATCTCCTTCTTTATATCTTACATGATAAGAAGAGTTCGTTTAAAAGCTAGAG CACAAAATGATTTTACACCGGACAACTCAGCGACATCAATAACATCTACAGTTCCGCTGATGGGATGA
- the LOC112568757 gene encoding uncharacterized protein LOC112568757 isoform X1, with the protein MFCLHFLISSFRQKAIILVLFCGHLAPSPDPPGDPTVSCLRYVSEGDSVTCECQARFHDDRPPDFSLTWPGHSDTTSLSLTNVMRRDNGSVFTCLMIWNEHRRTASYTLQVAYGPDDSHTIIRGPKTFITDGTKSLILTCMATEVNPPPTYIWDAALCKEDRKAGTCTLTPDPQFDDNQQITCTAKCVEGASRTGVAVFFLNLTYPPKEPPVITGYKQGDVISHDSQLRCSVAGGKPQVSKVILTCESLVMKYSNIVNGTVSASFIVDKANKVMNNSILCTCRAVWEPEEDLYTLTSQILLQTEDGDNVRSREYVGWIGGLIIGAVLGVSISFFISYMIRRVRLKARAQNDFTPDNSATSITSTVPLMG; encoded by the exons atgttttgtcttcatttcttaATATCATCTTTCAGACAGAAAGCTATCATCCTTGTACTCTTCTGTGGCCACCTTGCTCCTTCACCAG ACCCACCTGGAGACCCGACAGTCAGCTGCCTCAGGTATGTTTCTGAAGGCGACTCGGTGACATGCGAATGTCAGGCCCGCTTCCACGATGACAGGCCCCCAGACTTTTCTCTGACATGGCCTGGACACTCGGACACCACCTCTCTGTCACTGACCAATGTCATGCGGCGAGATAACGGATCTGTGTTCACCTGCTTGATGATCTGGAACGAACATCGCAGAACTGCCAGCTACACACTGCAAGTTGCTT ATGGACCAGACGACAGCCATACCATCATCCGGGGTCCAAAGACGTTTATCACAGACGGCACAAAGTCTCTCATCCTGACCTGTATGGCGACTGAGGTGAACCCTCCCCCAACGTATATCTGGGATGCAGCCTTGTGCAAGGAAGACAGGAAAGCTGGCACCTGCACTTTAACACCCGATCCTCAGTTTGATGACAATCAGCAAATTACATGCACCGCCAAATGTGTAGAAGGTGCCAGCAGAACAGGTGTCGCGGTGTTTTTTCTTAATCTTACAT ATCCACCAAAAGAGCCACCAGTGATCACAGGTTATAAACAAGGTGATGTCATCTCACACGACAGTCAGCTACGATGCAGTGTTGCCGGAGGAAAACCGCAAGTGTCAAAGGTTATCCTCACCTGCGAGAGTCTGGTAATGAAGTACTCGAACATTGTGAATGGCACCGTGTCAGCCTCTTTCATCGTCGATAAGGCGAACAAAGTCATGAACAACAGCATTCTGTGCACGTGTCGGGCGGTGTGGGAACCTGAGGAAGatctgtacacactgacaagCCAGATTCTTCTCCAGACAG aaGACGGTGACAATGTTCGCAGTCGTGAATATGTCGGGTGGATTGGAGGACTAATCATTGGTGCAGTTCTGGGCGTTTCTATCTCCTTCTTTATATCTTACATGATAAGAAGAGTTCGTTTAAAAGCTAGAG CACAAAATGATTTTACACCGGACAACTCAGCGACATCAATAACATCTACAGTTCCGCTGATGGGATGA
- the LOC112568757 gene encoding uncharacterized protein LOC112568757 isoform X4, with protein sequence MLVTPAFLCFIIMVQADIDPPGDPTVSCLRYVSEGDSVTCECQARFHDDRPPDFSLTWPGHSDTTSLSLTNVMRRDNGSVFTCLMIWNEHRRTASYTLQVAYGPDDSHTIIRGPKTFITDGTKSLILTCMATEVNPPPTYIWDAALCKEDRKAGTCTLTPDPQFDDNQQITCTAKCVEGASRTGVAVFFLNLTYPPKEPPVITGYKQGDVISHDSQLRCSVAGGKPQVSKVILTCESLVMKYSNIVNGTVSASFIVDKANKVMNNSILCTCRAVWEPEEDLYTLTSQILLQTEDGDNVRSREYVGWIGGLIIGAVLGVSISFFISYMIRRVRLKARAQNDFTPDNSATSITSTVPLMG encoded by the exons ATGCTCGTGACACCAGCTTTCTTGTGTTTCATAATTATGGTTCAGGCGGACATTG ACCCACCTGGAGACCCGACAGTCAGCTGCCTCAGGTATGTTTCTGAAGGCGACTCGGTGACATGCGAATGTCAGGCCCGCTTCCACGATGACAGGCCCCCAGACTTTTCTCTGACATGGCCTGGACACTCGGACACCACCTCTCTGTCACTGACCAATGTCATGCGGCGAGATAACGGATCTGTGTTCACCTGCTTGATGATCTGGAACGAACATCGCAGAACTGCCAGCTACACACTGCAAGTTGCTT ATGGACCAGACGACAGCCATACCATCATCCGGGGTCCAAAGACGTTTATCACAGACGGCACAAAGTCTCTCATCCTGACCTGTATGGCGACTGAGGTGAACCCTCCCCCAACGTATATCTGGGATGCAGCCTTGTGCAAGGAAGACAGGAAAGCTGGCACCTGCACTTTAACACCCGATCCTCAGTTTGATGACAATCAGCAAATTACATGCACCGCCAAATGTGTAGAAGGTGCCAGCAGAACAGGTGTCGCGGTGTTTTTTCTTAATCTTACAT ATCCACCAAAAGAGCCACCAGTGATCACAGGTTATAAACAAGGTGATGTCATCTCACACGACAGTCAGCTACGATGCAGTGTTGCCGGAGGAAAACCGCAAGTGTCAAAGGTTATCCTCACCTGCGAGAGTCTGGTAATGAAGTACTCGAACATTGTGAATGGCACCGTGTCAGCCTCTTTCATCGTCGATAAGGCGAACAAAGTCATGAACAACAGCATTCTGTGCACGTGTCGGGCGGTGTGGGAACCTGAGGAAGatctgtacacactgacaagCCAGATTCTTCTCCAGACAG aaGACGGTGACAATGTTCGCAGTCGTGAATATGTCGGGTGGATTGGAGGACTAATCATTGGTGCAGTTCTGGGCGTTTCTATCTCCTTCTTTATATCTTACATGATAAGAAGAGTTCGTTTAAAAGCTAGAG CACAAAATGATTTTACACCGGACAACTCAGCGACATCAATAACATCTACAGTTCCGCTGATGGGATGA